In the genome of Penaeus monodon isolate SGIC_2016 unplaced genomic scaffold, NSTDA_Pmon_1 PmonScaffold_744, whole genome shotgun sequence, the window CACAGCATAGATAAGACTTCAGTAACACCTCTGTGTAGAGTGTGTGGAGACTCTCCTGAAACTGTAAGACATATTATCAGTGGATGCAGGAAGCTTGCCCAGGGAGAGTACAGAAAACGCCATGACAAGGTGGCCCTGCGGGTGCACTGGGAGATTTGCAGAAAGTAGGGGATAGAATGTACCGACAAGTGGTATGACCATCAGCCATTGGCAGTCGCAGAGAACAGAGATGTTCGAATTACCTAGGACATGACTGTTTACACAGATAAGAAGCTGAATCATAATCGACCGGATATTACTCTACTAAGGAAAGACACACAGGAGTGGACAATAATTGACATAGCTGTACCAGCGGACCAGAACATCATCAAtactgaggaagagaaagtggctaAATATCAAGAACTAGCATTCGAAATTAAGAAAATCCATAGAGCATCGAAAGTGACAGTGATACCAGTCGTGATCGGTGCACTCGGAACAATCTCAAAGAATGCAAAAACCTGGCATGGGAAGTTAGACATACCTGACATCGTTGGAAGTGCCCAGTTGTCGGCCATCCTTGGAACAGCTCACATATTGCGGAAAGTTCTATGTTTCTAAGCTGCGGGAAGTAGCTGAGACAAGACAAAGAGGACCCAGAAGAACATCAAAGGACTGGAgagaatgatacaataataataata includes:
- the LOC119571679 gene encoding uncharacterized protein LOC119571679; protein product: MTVYTDKKLNHNRPDITLLRKDTQEWTIIDIAVPADQNIINTEEEKVAKYQELAFEIKKIHRASKVTVIPVVIGALGTISKNAKTWHGKLDIPDIVGSAQLSAILGTAHILRKVLCF